In Bradyrhizobium sp. WBOS07, the genomic window CGGCTGTTCTTTGCGGATTGTCCGTAAGCGTTGATTAAGAGAGCCATCGTCATATCCCGCCTGTGACGGGCGAGCGCAGGGATCGAAACCCGGCGGCCTCGTCCGGCGATTTCAAGGAAAGGACCGCTGCCGCAACGACGGCGGCCAGGATGAACGACATGCTCCGCCGCGCAATGCTCTGTTTCGCGACAGACCGGAAGGCCAACGTCGCCATCATCTTCGCGCTGACGATGGTTCCTATCATCTTTCTCCTGGGCATGACGCTCGACTACACGCTGGCTTTGCGCAAGCGCGAGCAGCTGAACGCAGCCGCCGATGCGGCCGCGATCGCAGCCGTGCGCCCCGCGATGCTGACGCAGACCGACGAGGCCACCATCCGGAACACGGCGGCTGCCGTCTTCGCTGCGAAGGCGAAACTTCCCGGGCTCGCCACCGTGCCGACGCCGACGGTCACGGTCACGGATGTCGGTCTGTCGCGGACCATCACGGTGGCTTACGCTGCGGAATCGGTCAACAATTTCCCCGGCGTGCTCGGCAAGCAGACCTGGAAGGTGGCGGGTTCGGCGACGGCGCAGGCGTCCAGCGCCCCCAACATGAATTTCTACCTGTTGCTGGACGATTCTCCGTCGATGGCGCTGGCGGCCACCCAGAAAGACATCGACAACATGGTTCTCGCCACGAAGAACCAGCCCACTTACGCGAAGAATTGCGCATTCGCCTGCCACGAGGCCCATCCCAACAATGCAAACCCCAGCTCGACGAACAAGGACAATCTCACGGTCGCACGTGCGAACAACATCACGTTGCGGATCGATCTCGTGACCAACGCCGTCAAGCAATTGATGGTCGGGCCGTGGACCTGTCCGCAGTCGGGCACCACGGGCGGCGTTATGCAGTGCATGTCGGCGATCAACAATACGACCTACAAGGCCGCCATCTACACCTTCGACTACGCCTTGAATACGATCCAGACGCTGACCACCCCGACCACCGCCGGCACGAAGATCGGCAACATTCAGCTGCTGAAGGTCGACCATCAGAACTGCCCCGTTCTCGACAGCAAGGGCGCCTGCATCTACACGACCGACTACGGCACCGACATCTCGAAGGGGCTGACGGACCTCAATGCCGTCATGCCCAATCCCGGCGACGGTACCGCGGCCGGTACGCCGCAGGAAGTGGTCTTCCTTGTCACCGACGGCGTCGAGGACAAGCTGATTCCAAAGACGGGAGGCAGCTGCGATCCCAGTGCCACCTATCCGCTTCCGCAGGCCAACACCTCGACTTTGCGATGCCAGCAACCGCTCAACACCGCTGTATGCGATACCATCAAGAGTCGGAACATCCGTATCGCGGTCCTCTACACCGAGTATCTGCAACTGCCGAGCGACGGCTGGTACAACGGCCGGATCGCGCAGTTCAACAACCCGACCTCGTCGACGGGCACGATCGCACAACGGCTTAAATCCTGTGCGTCGCCGGGCCTGTACGCAAACGTTCAGAATGGCGGCGACATCAGCAAGGCACTGACGGACCTGTTCATCAAGGTTGCGTCCAGCACGGCCAGCCTCGTGCAGTAGGAAGAGGCCATGTCCGGATCCCCCGCCACAATGAGGAGACGCCGCGATCGCTGCGCCGGTTTCGCGCGGGATAGCAGGGGCGCCACGGCGGTCGAGTTCGCGCTCGTCGCCGCGCCGTTTCTCGCCCTCGTCATCGCGCTGATCCAGACCTTTCTGGTCTTCTTCGCCCAGCAGACGCTCGAATCCATCGTGCGGCAGTCGGCGCGCCTCGTCATGACCGGGCAGGTCCAATCCGCGAACATGACCCAGGCCGTCTTCAAGCAGAAGGTCTGCGACCAGATCCTGATCCTGTTCAACTGCAGCGGCATGATGGTCGACATGCAAGTCGCGACCTCGTGGACCTCCGCAAACACGGCGATGCCGACCCTGACCTACGACGGCTCGGGCAAGGTCTCCAACGTCTGGCAATACAACCCGGGTCAGCCCGGCGATATCGTCGTGCTCCGCATCATGTACGAGTGGCCGGTCGTCCTCGGTCCGCTCGGTTTCAACCTGTCGAACCTCAGCAACGGCAACCGGCTGATCATGTCGTCCGCCGCGTTCCAGAACGAGCCATGAGCCATCCGATGATCTCCGCCCTGTCGTCCCGCGCCCGTCACCTGTTGACCGATGTTCGCGCCGTTGCGGCGACCGAGTTCGCCATCGTGACGCCGTTCATGCTGTTGCTCTATGTCGGCGGCGTCGAGCTCGGCAACGCGCTCTCCATGAACGTCAAGGTCAGCGCCACCGCGCACAGTGTTGCCGACATGATCACGCAGAACACGGCCGTCAGCACGACTCAAATGGATGGCATTCTCGCGGCTGCGACTGCCATCATGGCGCCGTATCCCGTCAAGAATGGCAGCACGTCCCTGATGACGATCACGGTCTCGCAGGTCTCGACCGACAGCAACGGCAATGCGACGGTGCGATGGAGCAAGTCGACAAGCGCCTCGGGCGCACGAACCGTCGGTCAGCAGATGACCTTGTCGTCCTTTACCGCACCGGGCGGCACCACCAATGCCAATATCTCTCTCATCCTGAGCGAGGTGTCCTACGACTACACGCCCAATCTCGGCTTCACCATCGCGGGCACCGTCAAGCTGTCCGACAGCTATTATCTATTTCCGCGCTGCTCGACCAACGGCCCGAGCGGCTCCACCAGCTTTCCGTATTACGACGTGAAATATGGAACAGGGGTGACCACCTGCACCTGCGTCCAGCATTTGCAGCAGAAGACCTGTTAGTCTCGCGGGAGCGGGCAGGGCAATCACGGCTAGAATTTAGCAGCGGCGTCGTGCCCGGGCTTGTCCCGCCTGCGCGGCCGAAGCCGCTTCGGCGCGGCGAAGGCCCGGGCATCCACGTTCTTTGTGCTGCGTGGAATGGCGTGGATGGCCCGGACAAGCCCGGCCCTTGATGCTGCGGGGACTGTCGGTGCTCCAGACCGCCACCGGCGCGCGGGGCTGGTCTACAGCAACCCGCATTGCCTTGCGACATCGAAGCGGGCATTGATTGTTGGCCTTGCGCATTTCTTCTGGATCGGCCGGGAGGGGACGGTGCCGCGGGCGAAGCTGGAACGACGCCCCGACGCGCTCGACGCATTCATCCGTGGGTTTCTTGCAACGGCCCGGCCGCAAGGACATGAAGAAGGCGACGGGGAGTAATTCCCACGGACCAGCCCTAAGGAAATTGAGGCCATGACCCAGGCACCTGCCATCAGTCGCTTTCCTGTCCCTGATCTCGCCGACATGCCGGACGACATTCGGGCCCGTATCCTGGCCGTCCAGGAGAAGTCCGGCTTCATTCCGAACGTCTTTCTGGTGCTCGCGCACCGGCCGGACGAGTTTCGCGCCTTCTTCGCCTACCACGACGCGCTCATGGACAAGCCGGGCAACCTCACCAAGGCCGAGCGGGAAATGATCGTGGTTGCGACCAGCAACCTCAATCAATGCCAATATTGCGTCATCGCGCATGGCGCGATCCTGCGCATCCGCGCCAAGGATCCGTTGATCGCCGATCAGGTCGCGGTCAATTACCGCAAGGCGGACATTACCGATCGGCAGAAGGCGATGCTCGACTTCGCCGTCCGCGTCTCGACGGAGGCCTACAAGGTGTCCGAATCCGATTTCGCCACGCTGAAATCGCACGGGTTCACGGAAGAGGACGTCTGGGACATTGCCGCGATCACGGCCTTCTTCGGCCTCTCCAACCGGCTTGCCAACGTCACCAGCATGCGTCCGAACGCGGAGTTCTACGGCATGGGACGCGGCTGACCGGGTCCGCACGTTCACGATCGGGGGCGCGCGGCTCAGGTGCCGCGGGCGAAGCCGGAAGTCGATCCTGTTCGATCGGCCTCCTGGGAAGCGAGGGAGAGGTGGAGAGATGACGGATTTCGTAACGCCGCAGAAGATGGCGGAGATGATACCCTCGGGGTGCAAGCTTGGTCTGGCACCGGACGACTACGCTGCGGCGCCGGGATTGGTTCGGATGCTGATCGAGCGCGGCATCCGCGATCTGCACGTGGTCTGTGCGCCGATCGGCGGCATGCAGGTCGACATGCTCATCGGCGCCGGTGCCGTGGCGACGCTGGAGACCAGCGCGGTCAGTCTCGGCGAGGCGGGCGGCGCGCCATGTTTCAGCCGGGCCGTCCGCGACGGAGCGATTCGCCTTCGCGACGCGACCTGTCCCGCGGTGTTCGCAGGCCTGTCGGCCGCCGAGAAGGGCGTTCCGTTCATGCCGATCCGCGGCATCATCGGCAGTGACGTCCTGAAGAAACGGGACGATTGGAAGCTGATCTCCAATCCGTTCGATGACGGCGAGAAGATCGTGGCGGTCTCGGCGATCCAGCCCGACATCGCCTTGTTTCATGCGCCCGAAGCGGACCGGTTCGGCAACGTCCGGCTGGGGCGCCGGCGCGAGGTGATGCTGCTCGCGCACGCGTCGAAGCAGGCCTTCGTGACCGTCGAGCGCATTTCCGAGGTCTCGCTGCTCGACGACGAGAAGATGGCCGCGGGCGTCCTGCCGGCGATCTACGTCAGCGCGGTGGCGGAGCTGAAGAACGGCGGGTGGCCCACCGGGCTCTACGCCGAATATCCCAGGGACGGGCAGGAGGTCGAGAAGTACGCGCGCGCGGCGCGCTCGCCGGAAGGCTTCCAGGCCTACATCCGGTGTTCGAGGAGCGCGGCATGAGCGAGCCGTGCACCAGCCGCGAGTTGATGATCTACACGATCTCGCGGCTGCTGAAAGGCGTGCGGCATGTTGCGGTCGGTCAATCCTCGCCGATGCCCGCGGCGGGAGCGATGCTGCTGCGTGCGCTCAACGAGCGTGACGGACTGGAGCGCCTGCAGGTCTCGATCCTCGGCTCGGTCAAGCACAATTCGTTCACCGGCGGTGCTGAGGAGCTGTTCGATTGCGCCGCGCAGGGACGCCTCGACGCCTTTTTCCTTGGCGGCGGCCAGATCGACGGCCAGGGCAACGTCAATCTCGTCGGCACCGGCGACTATCCGAACAATCCGGTCAGGTGGCCCGGCTCGTTCGGCTCCGCCTACCTCTATTTCCTCGTTCCGCGGGTCGTCCTGTTTCGGGAAGAGCACAGCCTGCGCTCCCTGGTGGAGCGCGTCGACTTCGTGTCTGCGCCTGGCGTCACCGACGAGACGGTCTATCGGCGCGGCGGCCCGCATGCGCTGCTGACCAACGCGGCGTTGTTTTCCTTCGCGCGCGAGGCGGGACGCTTTCGCCTCGAGAGCACCCATCCCGGATATGACTGGCGCGACATTCGCGGCACCACGGGCTTCGCCTACGACAACGAGCAATGTGATGTCACGACGCCGTCGCCGGATGAGGCGACGCTGGCCTTGATCCGGGGCCGGATCCGCGAGGAGCTGCGCGAATGCTATCCGCAGTTCGCAGGCAACATGCCGGGGCCGGGGTAGGCGGATCATCGCATGTGAAGGGGCACTGCACCGGCAGCGTCATGGGTCGGGTTTGTCTTAGCCATCCGCGCCCTTGCAGCCTCCCTCCGCGGAAACAGACTGGATTGCTTCGCTTGCGCTCGCAATGACGAGACGAGTTGTCGGTTCCCGTCTCCCGGTGCACGTTGCGCACCAGGAGCTCAATGGCCTCCACGACCTTACGCCATCGCCGGCTTCGGCTCGGTCTTCGGTTGCCGCGACAGCGCCAGCACGATCAGGGCGGCGAACACGCAGAGCGCGCCGGCGATGAAGAACGCGGGCAGGTAGCTCTGATAGACTGTTCGCGAGAAGCCTGCCCCGAACGCCGCGGCGCCGGCGCCGAGCTGATGGCCGGCGAAGATCCAGCCGAACACCAGGTTGGCGCGCTCGGGGCCGAATTTCTGCGCGGTGAGCCGCACCGTGGGCGGCACGGTCGCGATCCAGTCGAGCCCGTAGAACAGCGCGAAGAGCGAGAGGCCGTAGAACGAGAAATCGGTGAAGGGCAGGAAGATCAGCGAGAGCCCGCGCAGGCCGTAATACCAGAACAGCAGATGGCGGTTGTCGTAGCGGTCCGACAGCCAGCCCGACATGATGGTGCCGAAGAAGTCGAAGATGCCCATCGCGGCGAGCAGGCTAGCGGCCTGCACCTGAGGGATGCCGAAATCGAGGCACATCGGGATCAGGTGCACCTGGACCAGGCCGTTGGTCGAGGCACCGCAGACGAAGAAGGTCGCAAACAGGATCCAGAACGCGGTCGACTTCGAGGCGTCGGCCAGCGTGCCGAGCGCCACCGCGGTGATCGAGCCGTGGCTGACGGGCGGCGCGGGCAGGGGTTCGGTGCCTTCGTCGCCGAACGGACGCTGGCCGACATCGCTCGGCCGGTCGCGCATTGCGAGCAGTACGGCCAGTGCGGAAACGCCGAGCATGACGCAGACAAAGCCGAGCGCGAGCCGCCAGCCGTAGCGTTCGGTGAGGCTCGCGAGCAGCGGCAGGAACACGAGCTGGCCGGTGGCGACGCTCGCGGTCATGATGCCGACGACGAGGCCGCGTCTTGCCGCGAACCAGCGCGTCGCGATCGTCGCGCCCAGCACCAGGGCGGTCATGCCGGTGCCGATCCCGATCACGACGCCCCAGAGCGCGATGAGCTGCCAGACCTCGGTCATGCCGAGCGAGGCGACGAGGGCCGAGACGACGATCAGCTGCGCAACCAGCGTGACGTTGCGCAGGCCATAGCGGTTGAGCAGGGCGGCCGCGAACGGCGCCATCAGTCCGAACAGGATGAAGCGGATCGACAGCGCCGAGGAAATTTCCGCCGTGCTCCAGCCGAACTCCTTCTGCAGCGGAACGATGAACACGCCGGGCGCGCCGACCGTGCCGGCGCTGATCAGCGCGGCAAGGAAGGTGACGCCGACCATCACCCAACCGTAATGGATGTTGCGGCGGGACAGTGCTGCCGCGAGCCAGTTCGAGATCATCGGGCCTCAATCATGGTTGTCGAGCCCCATGGGGACCCGCATCATCGTTGCAATCTGGCACAGGCGAGGAAAGTCTGAAATGCCAGACTTCCCTCAATTTCAGACATCGAGGTCAGCGGACCGGCCGCTCGACGGCGATGGCCGTGGCCTCGCCGCCGCCGATGCACAGCGCGGCGACGCCGCGCCTGAGGTTCTGCGCCTCCAGCGCATGCAGCAGCGTCACGATCAACCGCGCGCCGGTGGCGCCGATGGGATGGCCGAGCGCGCAGGCGCCGCCGTTGACGTTCAGCTTTTCGCGGGGAATGCCGAGATCGCGCTGCGCCGC contains:
- a CDS encoding TadE/TadG family type IV pilus assembly protein, giving the protein MLRRAMLCFATDRKANVAIIFALTMVPIIFLLGMTLDYTLALRKREQLNAAADAAAIAAVRPAMLTQTDEATIRNTAAAVFAAKAKLPGLATVPTPTVTVTDVGLSRTITVAYAAESVNNFPGVLGKQTWKVAGSATAQASSAPNMNFYLLLDDSPSMALAATQKDIDNMVLATKNQPTYAKNCAFACHEAHPNNANPSSTNKDNLTVARANNITLRIDLVTNAVKQLMVGPWTCPQSGTTGGVMQCMSAINNTTYKAAIYTFDYALNTIQTLTTPTTAGTKIGNIQLLKVDHQNCPVLDSKGACIYTTDYGTDISKGLTDLNAVMPNPGDGTAAGTPQEVVFLVTDGVEDKLIPKTGGSCDPSATYPLPQANTSTLRCQQPLNTAVCDTIKSRNIRIAVLYTEYLQLPSDGWYNGRIAQFNNPTSSTGTIAQRLKSCASPGLYANVQNGGDISKALTDLFIKVASSTASLVQ
- a CDS encoding TetR family transcriptional regulator C-terminal domain-containing protein, producing MSRLRGRSRFGAAKARASTFFVLRGMAWMARTSPALDAAGTVGAPDRHRRAGLVYSNPHCLATSKRALIVGLAHFFWIGREGTVPRAKLERRPDALDAFIRGFLATARPQGHEEGDGE
- a CDS encoding peroxidase-related enzyme (This protein belongs to a clade of uncharacterized proteins related to peroxidases such as the alkylhydroperoxidase AhpD.), with the translated sequence MTQAPAISRFPVPDLADMPDDIRARILAVQEKSGFIPNVFLVLAHRPDEFRAFFAYHDALMDKPGNLTKAEREMIVVATSNLNQCQYCVIAHGAILRIRAKDPLIADQVAVNYRKADITDRQKAMLDFAVRVSTEAYKVSESDFATLKSHGFTEEDVWDIAAITAFFGLSNRLANVTSMRPNAEFYGMGRG
- a CDS encoding TadE/TadG family type IV pilus assembly protein, which gives rise to MRRRRDRCAGFARDSRGATAVEFALVAAPFLALVIALIQTFLVFFAQQTLESIVRQSARLVMTGQVQSANMTQAVFKQKVCDQILILFNCSGMMVDMQVATSWTSANTAMPTLTYDGSGKVSNVWQYNPGQPGDIVVLRIMYEWPVVLGPLGFNLSNLSNGNRLIMSSAAFQNEP
- a CDS encoding TadE/TadG family type IV pilus assembly protein — protein: MISALSSRARHLLTDVRAVAATEFAIVTPFMLLLYVGGVELGNALSMNVKVSATAHSVADMITQNTAVSTTQMDGILAAATAIMAPYPVKNGSTSLMTITVSQVSTDSNGNATVRWSKSTSASGARTVGQQMTLSSFTAPGGTTNANISLILSEVSYDYTPNLGFTIAGTVKLSDSYYLFPRCSTNGPSGSTSFPYYDVKYGTGVTTCTCVQHLQQKTC
- a CDS encoding CoA-transferase, whose product is MSEPCTSRELMIYTISRLLKGVRHVAVGQSSPMPAAGAMLLRALNERDGLERLQVSILGSVKHNSFTGGAEELFDCAAQGRLDAFFLGGGQIDGQGNVNLVGTGDYPNNPVRWPGSFGSAYLYFLVPRVVLFREEHSLRSLVERVDFVSAPGVTDETVYRRGGPHALLTNAALFSFAREAGRFRLESTHPGYDWRDIRGTTGFAYDNEQCDVTTPSPDEATLALIRGRIREELRECYPQFAGNMPGPG
- a CDS encoding CoA transferase subunit A, whose amino-acid sequence is MTDFVTPQKMAEMIPSGCKLGLAPDDYAAAPGLVRMLIERGIRDLHVVCAPIGGMQVDMLIGAGAVATLETSAVSLGEAGGAPCFSRAVRDGAIRLRDATCPAVFAGLSAAEKGVPFMPIRGIIGSDVLKKRDDWKLISNPFDDGEKIVAVSAIQPDIALFHAPEADRFGNVRLGRRREVMLLAHASKQAFVTVERISEVSLLDDEKMAAGVLPAIYVSAVAELKNGGWPTGLYAEYPRDGQEVEKYARAARSPEGFQAYIRCSRSAA
- a CDS encoding MFS transporter, which encodes MISNWLAAALSRRNIHYGWVMVGVTFLAALISAGTVGAPGVFIVPLQKEFGWSTAEISSALSIRFILFGLMAPFAAALLNRYGLRNVTLVAQLIVVSALVASLGMTEVWQLIALWGVVIGIGTGMTALVLGATIATRWFAARRGLVVGIMTASVATGQLVFLPLLASLTERYGWRLALGFVCVMLGVSALAVLLAMRDRPSDVGQRPFGDEGTEPLPAPPVSHGSITAVALGTLADASKSTAFWILFATFFVCGASTNGLVQVHLIPMCLDFGIPQVQAASLLAAMGIFDFFGTIMSGWLSDRYDNRHLLFWYYGLRGLSLIFLPFTDFSFYGLSLFALFYGLDWIATVPPTVRLTAQKFGPERANLVFGWIFAGHQLGAGAAAFGAGFSRTVYQSYLPAFFIAGALCVFAALIVLALSRQPKTEPKPAMA